One window of the Trifolium pratense cultivar HEN17-A07 linkage group LG2, ARS_RC_1.1, whole genome shotgun sequence genome contains the following:
- the LOC123904317 gene encoding uncharacterized protein LOC123904317 → MDPFKGSESEPENPIASCISMLSLRNFTACSDFARRLPLSDSIGRILTIADVLSAPDHYSVLRLRRSEAVNRDLARQHYAKFAILLDPTSTEKFPFQDEALARVREAWHVLSDPDRRAVYDRGVVDTSATFWTACPYCWNLYQYEKKYEGCSLMCQGCSKSFHGVAVKPPVKVGATVVEGEERRQYYKCRARVPLKFYEVKGVGNESENENSAEFVYVSDDDGDWEKEWGNVGGAGGAGGGVRNDGFEKVIQDDHQMQGNEKPKTRMKTVARKSVVNRVTRFDFDSNLNVGVDAKDCELEFTEGADDVFVGVRFNG, encoded by the coding sequence ATGGATCCTTTCAAAGGATCCGAATCCGAACCCGAAAACCCAATCGCATCATGCATCTCTATGCTCTCCCTCCGTAACTTCACAGCCTGCAGCGACTTCGCCCGCCGTTTACCTCTCTCCGATTCAATCGGCCGTATCCTCACAATCGCCGACGTTCTCTCCGCCCCCGACCACTACTCAGTCCTCCGTCTCCGCCGCTCCGAAGCCGTTAACCGTGACCTAGCTCGTCAACATTACGCGAAGTTCGCGATCCTTCTAGACCCTACAAGCACTGAAAAATTCCCTTTTCAAGATGAAGCCCTAGCACGTGTTCGTGAAGCTTGGCACGTGCTTTCTGACCCTGATCGCCGCGCTGTTTACGACCGTGGTGTTGTTGACACCTCCGCTACGTTTTGGACTGCATGTCCTTATTGCTGGAATTTGTATCAGTATGAGAAGAAGTATGAGGGTTGTTCTTTGATGTGTCAGGGTTGTAGTAAATCTTTTCACGGTGTTGCTGTTAAGCCGCCGGTGAAAGTTGGTGCGACGGTGGTTGAAGGGGAAGAGCGGCGGCAGTATTATAAATGCCGTGCTAGAGTCCCATTGAAGTTTTATGAGGTGAAGGGAGTTGGTAATGagagtgaaaatgaaaattctgcTGAGTTTGTGTATGTTtctgatgatgatggtgattgGGAGAAAGAATGGGGGAATGTGGGTGGTGCtggtggtgctggtggtggtgtGAGAAATGATGGTTTTGAGAAGGTGATTCAAGATGATCATCAAATGCAAGGGAACGAGAAACCGAAGACGAGGATGAAGACTGTGGCAAGGAAGAGTGTTGTGAACAGAGTGACAAGATTTGATTTTGATAGTAACTTGAATGTGGGTGTGGATGCTAAGGATTGTGAATTGGAGTTTACAGAAGGAGCTGATGATGTCTTCGTCGGGGTACGGTTCAATGGATGA
- the LOC123903813 gene encoding GPI ethanolamine phosphate transferase 2-like isoform X3: MGQPPSKAFMEAMPYTQSLLANGMGVGYHAIAAAPTVTMPRLKAMVSGAIGGFLDVASNFNSQAYSDDNLIAQFFKIGWKMVMHGDNTWLKLFPGFFARHDGVSSFFVKDTVQVDRNVSRHLGDELSRDDWNLLILHYLGLDHVGHIGGRSSALMAAKLSEMDEVVRMIHTNILQNLENDQRQTLLVVVSDHGMTESGNHGGSSYEETDSLALFIGPKNHASSHTLSNHDTIFQVDIAPTLALLFGVPIPKNNIGVLISQMVDSLTDEQKLRALQLNSWQLFRLLQAQLPDLSCRNFPCDSFITDSGPTISECKGSKEKLFCCLYLNAAALHDAWRDEVVIKSNNTEGYNTTVAAYHEFLSRASEWLSHKATDRPISSLAFGVAALITSCLILLKLLFVIHKEVPAQEIQDVENYMKPWKLDEVFILLGILILVISMGSSSMIEEEHYIWHFLTSTISLLFFRKAIQSFDLNKAVGDLISAEKKNYTSGCQISLLFLIIFCGRILKGWHQGGVNWTNLPDISSWLEQAGSQYINLIQITSCVIIFMLGIFLLFLLQSKTKVVMVIGLSLLMSGLLVLQHFMKHQNMSASNNKDATLSVQVFYAVLGITTVTVVLVLPWVMPKNTHEKCSKWNLYMSASVPTEIQNMTPIFVLKDSLYVIGCMYITFWCLLQLLLQRPINAMPLLLLNVQILAYMLAFSSCGSHHNKQWVEIAALYNLGMAGHFALGNSNTLATIDVAGAFIGISSHSTFLSGVLMYIITYASPMLFFFSLVMYISIKITICPLVTDGGNSGEILKSFLGFPCLVPLSINSILLSAYTIVLVLMRNHLFIWSVYSPKYLYVCAATACVYIGVFLVVTTVIYTYIVLFWLRKSFSITSKEDGTR, from the exons ATGGGTCAGCCACCAAGCAAGGCTTTTATGGAAGCTATGCCATACACCCAGTCATTGCTAGCAAATGGAATGGGTGTGGGATATCATGCAATAGCTGCAGCGCCAACAGTTACCATGCCTCGTTTGAAA GCCATGGTTTCTGGAGCAATAGGGGGCTTCCTGGATGTAGCTTCCAACTTTAACTCCCAGGCTTATTCAGATGACAATCTTATTG CACAATTCTTTAAGATTGGATGGAAAATGGTAATGCATGGTGATAATACATGGCTGAAGTTATTTCCTGGTTTCTTTGCACGGCATGACGGAGTTAGCAGTTTTTTT GTTAAAGATACTGTACAAGTGGATCGTAATGTGTCTCGACATCTTGGTGATGAACTTAGCAGAGATGACTGGAATTTACTC ATACTTCATTATCTAGGCTTGGATCATGTTGGTCATATTGGTGGACGAAGCAG TGCATTAATGGCTGCAAAACTTTCCGAAATGGATGAAGTAGTGAGGATGATTCATACTAATATCTTGcaaaatcttgaaaatgatcAAAGGCAAACGCTTCTG GTTGTAGTCAGTGACCATGGAATGACAGAAAGTGGTAATCATGGAGGTTCATCGTATGAGGAAACAGACTCTCTAGCTCTTTTTATTGGACCAAAAAACCATGCTTCTAGCCACACATTATCCAATCATGACACGATTTTTCAG GTTGACATTGCTCCAACATTAGCTTTACTTTTTGGCGTGCCTATTCCCAAAAACAATATTGGTGTTTTGATCTCTCAAATGGTCGACTCTCTGACTG ATGAACAAAAGTTGAGGGCACTGCAGTTGAACTCATGGCAGTTATTCAGATTACTTCAAGCACAATTGCCTGATTTGTCTTGTAGAAATTTTCCATGTGATTCTTTCATTACTGATAGTGGACCCACAATTAGTGAATGCAAAGGTAGCAAGGAAAAGTTGTTTTGTTGCTTGTATTTAAACGCCGCCGCTCTTCATGATGCCTGGAGGGATGAAGTAGTCATTAA gtctaaTAATACAGAAGGATACAACACCACTGTTGCAGCATATCATGAGTTTCTAAGCAGAGCAAGCGAGTGGCTATCACACAAAGCAACTGAT AGACCAATTAGCTCACTTGCTTTTGGAGTTGCTGCTTTGATCACATCTTGCTTGATACTGCTAAAACTTCTATTTGTTATCCACAAAGAAGTTCCTGCTCAGGAAATTCAAGATGTAGAGAATTATATGAAGCCATGGAAGTTGGATGAAGTGTTCATTTTGTTAGGCATCCTGATTCTTGTTATTAGTATGGGATCAAGTTCAATGATTGAGGAAGAGCATTACATTTGGCATTTCTTAACATCCACAATTAGCTTGTTATTTTTTCGGAAAGCAATACAATCGTTTGACCTTAACAAAGCAGTTGGTGATCTCATTTCAGCAGAGAAAAAAAACTACACATCAGGATGCCAAATTAGTTTGTTattccttattattttttgtggAAGAATTTTGAAAGGCTGGCATCAAGGTGGTGTAAATTGGACGAACCTTCCTGACATTTCTTCCTGGCTTGAGCAGGCTGGAAGTCAATATATAAATCTGATACAGATAACATCATGTGTCATAATCTTCATGTTGGGCATATTTCTATTATTCCTATTGCAGTCCAAAACAAAAGTTGTAATGGTCATTGGGTTGAGCCTTTTAATGTCTGGTTTGTTGGTATTGCAGCATTTTATGAAACATCAGAACATGTCTGCCTCAAACAATAAGGATGCCACCTTATCAGTTCAAGTTTTCTATGCTGTTCTGGGAATTACTACTGTTACAGTTGTATTGGTTTTGCCATGGGTTATGCCTAAGAATACTCATGAAAAGTGCTCAAAATGGAACCTCTACATGTCTGCTTCTGTTCCTACAGAAATCCAGAATATGACACCAatatttgttttaaaagatTCTTTGTATGTTATAGGGTGCATGTACATAACATTCTGGTGTCTTCTGCAGTTGTTGCTTCAACGACCGATTAATGCAATGCCTTTGTTGTTGCTCAATGTTCAAATTTTGGCTTACATGCTTGCTTTCTCTTCTTGTGGGTCACATCATAATAAACAGTGGGTCGAG ATTGCTGCTCTGTACAATCTTGGAATGGCAGGCCATTTTGCTCTTGGGAACAGTAACACGCTAGCTACCATTGATGTGGCTGGAGCTTTTATT GGAATTTCAAGTCATTCAACCTTCCTTTCAGGTGTTCTAATGTACATCATTACATATGCATCCCCAAtgttattctttttttctttggtgATGTACATCTCTATCAAGATCACAATCTGTCCACTAGTTACCGACGGTGGAAATTCTGGAGAAATTCTTAAGTCTTTTCTTGGATTTCCTTGCCTAGTACCACTGAGCATAAACTCCATTCTCTTGTCAGCATACACGATTGTCTTAGTGTTGATGAGgaaccatttatttatttggagCGTCTACTCTCCCAA GTACCTTTATGTCTGTGCAGCAACTGCATGTGTCTATATTGGGGTCTTCCTTGTTGTCACAACTGTGATTTATACATATATAGTGCTTTTCTGGCTGAGAAAGAGTTTTTCCATAACTAGCAAGGAAGATGGTACGCGATAA
- the LOC123904318 gene encoding transcription factor bHLH131-like — MVLLRQGMQHVRNYYNSEAQMIRNNFSRSTFISQTYKSSFLKQRSKAENKLLAAKKHSEAEKRRRMRINGQYDTLRDILPNLIKKDKASILVETIKQVKELKKKASKLEEDNHGTSKEVKFPSGVDKLSLEKCNDKEGLVKATLSCEDRPGLMSSIARALGSMKAKVVKVEMVTVGGRNRSVLWVQGIENEGLGMLKSTLKVVMHKPSSKMRRFTQ; from the exons ATGGTTTTACTTCGACAG GGCATGCAACATGTTCGAAATTACTATAACTCCGAAGCTCAAATGATAAGAAACAACTTTTCACGGTCGACGTTCATCTCACAAACATACAAAAGCAGTTTCTTGAAGCAAAGATCAAAGGCAGAGAACAAATTACTAGCAGCCAAGAAACACAGTGAAGCAGAAAAGAGACGTAGAATGCGAATCAATGGTCAATATGACACCCTCCGCGATATCCTCCCCAACTTGATCAAA AAGGACAAGGCATCAATACTAGTGGAGACTATCAAGCAAGTGAAGGAGTTGAAGAAAAAAGCATCAAAACTAGAAGAAGATAATCATGGTACCTCAAAGGAGGTCAAGTTTCCAAGTGGAGTAGACAAATTGAGTTTGGAAAAGTGTAATGATAAGGAGGGTTTAGTGAAAGCTACATTAAGTTGTGAGGATAGACCAGGATTAATGTCTTCTATAGCAAGAGCATTAGGGTCAATGAAAGCCAAAGTTGTAAAAGTTGAGATGGTGACAGTAGGTGGAAGAAACAGAAGTGTGTTATGGGTGCAAGGTATTGAAAATGAAGGTTTGGGGATGCTTAAGAGTACTTTAAAAGTTGTCATGCATAAGCCAAGCTCTAAGATGAGACGGTTTACTCAATAA
- the LOC123903813 gene encoding GPI ethanolamine phosphate transferase 2-like isoform X2 — MSSISCTKLTLFTISALIIQFIGLSLFVFAFFPVKPLLSGYSGSESFRRPTCDDGVEANPNEATLPPDRRRFLYQEVSEMPPSYDRLILMVIDGLPAEFVLGKMGQPPSKAFMEAMPYTQSLLANGMGVGYHAIAAAPTVTMPRLKAMVSGAIGGFLDVASNFNSQAYSDDNLIAQFFKIGWKMVMHGDNTWLKLFPGFFARHDGVSSFFVKDTVQVDRNVSRHLGDELSRDDWNLLILHYLGLDHVGHIGGRSSALMAAKLSEMDEVVRMIHTNILQNLENDQRQTLLVVVSDHGMTESGNHGGSSYEETDSLALFIGPKNHASSHTLSNHDTIFQVDIAPTLALLFGVPIPKNNIGVLISQMVDSLTDEQKLRALQLNSWQLFRLLQAQLPDLSCRNFPCDSFITDSGPTISECKGSKEKLFCCLYLNAAALHDAWRDEVVIKSNNTEGYNTTVAAYHEFLSRASEWLSHKATDRPISSLAFGVAALITSCLILLKLLFVIHKEVPAQEIQDVENYMKPWKLDEVFILLGILILVISMGSSSMIEEEHYIWHFLTSTISLLFFRKAIQSFDLNKAVGDLISAEKKNYTSGCQISLLFLIIFCGRILKGWHQGGVNWTNLPDISSWLEQAGSQYINLIQITSCVIIFMLGIFLLFLLQSKTKVVMVIGLSLLMSGLLVLQHFMKHQNMSASNNKDATLSVQVFYAVLGITTVTVVLVLPWVMPKNTHEKCSKWNLYMSASVPTEIQNMTPIFVLKDSLYVIGCMYITFWCLLQLLLQRPINAMPLLLLNVQILAYMLAFSSCGSHHNKQWVEIAALYNLGMAGHFALGNSNTLATIDVAGAFIGISSHSTFLSGVLMYIITYASPMLFFFSLVMYISIKITICPLVTDGGNSGEILKSFLGFPCLVPLSINSILLSAYTIVLVLMRNHLFIWSVYSPKYLYVCAATACVYIGVFLVVTTVIYTYIVLFWLRKSFSITSKEDGTR; from the exons ATGTCTTCAATTTCATGCACAAAATTAACACTATTCACCATATCAGCACTCATCATCCAGTTCATCGGTCTCTCGCTTTTCGTCTTCGCTTTCTTCCCTGTCAAACCACTTCTATCCGGCTACAG tGGCTCTGAGAGTTTCCGACGTCCAACCTGTGATGACGGTGTCGAAGCGAATCCGAATGAAGCAACTCTGCCTCCAGATCGCCGGAGGTTTTTGTATCAG GAAGTATCTGAGATGCCTCCTTCTTATGATCGACTCATCTTAATG GTCATTGATGGTCTTCCAGCAGAATTTGTGCTTGGTAAGATGGGTCAGCCACCAAGCAAGGCTTTTATGGAAGCTATGCCATACACCCAGTCATTGCTAGCAAATGGAATGGGTGTGGGATATCATGCAATAGCTGCAGCGCCAACAGTTACCATGCCTCGTTTGAAA GCCATGGTTTCTGGAGCAATAGGGGGCTTCCTGGATGTAGCTTCCAACTTTAACTCCCAGGCTTATTCAGATGACAATCTTATTG CACAATTCTTTAAGATTGGATGGAAAATGGTAATGCATGGTGATAATACATGGCTGAAGTTATTTCCTGGTTTCTTTGCACGGCATGACGGAGTTAGCAGTTTTTTT GTTAAAGATACTGTACAAGTGGATCGTAATGTGTCTCGACATCTTGGTGATGAACTTAGCAGAGATGACTGGAATTTACTC ATACTTCATTATCTAGGCTTGGATCATGTTGGTCATATTGGTGGACGAAGCAG TGCATTAATGGCTGCAAAACTTTCCGAAATGGATGAAGTAGTGAGGATGATTCATACTAATATCTTGcaaaatcttgaaaatgatcAAAGGCAAACGCTTCTG GTTGTAGTCAGTGACCATGGAATGACAGAAAGTGGTAATCATGGAGGTTCATCGTATGAGGAAACAGACTCTCTAGCTCTTTTTATTGGACCAAAAAACCATGCTTCTAGCCACACATTATCCAATCATGACACGATTTTTCAG GTTGACATTGCTCCAACATTAGCTTTACTTTTTGGCGTGCCTATTCCCAAAAACAATATTGGTGTTTTGATCTCTCAAATGGTCGACTCTCTGACTG ATGAACAAAAGTTGAGGGCACTGCAGTTGAACTCATGGCAGTTATTCAGATTACTTCAAGCACAATTGCCTGATTTGTCTTGTAGAAATTTTCCATGTGATTCTTTCATTACTGATAGTGGACCCACAATTAGTGAATGCAAAGGTAGCAAGGAAAAGTTGTTTTGTTGCTTGTATTTAAACGCCGCCGCTCTTCATGATGCCTGGAGGGATGAAGTAGTCATTAA gtctaaTAATACAGAAGGATACAACACCACTGTTGCAGCATATCATGAGTTTCTAAGCAGAGCAAGCGAGTGGCTATCACACAAAGCAACTGAT AGACCAATTAGCTCACTTGCTTTTGGAGTTGCTGCTTTGATCACATCTTGCTTGATACTGCTAAAACTTCTATTTGTTATCCACAAAGAAGTTCCTGCTCAGGAAATTCAAGATGTAGAGAATTATATGAAGCCATGGAAGTTGGATGAAGTGTTCATTTTGTTAGGCATCCTGATTCTTGTTATTAGTATGGGATCAAGTTCAATGATTGAGGAAGAGCATTACATTTGGCATTTCTTAACATCCACAATTAGCTTGTTATTTTTTCGGAAAGCAATACAATCGTTTGACCTTAACAAAGCAGTTGGTGATCTCATTTCAGCAGAGAAAAAAAACTACACATCAGGATGCCAAATTAGTTTGTTattccttattattttttgtggAAGAATTTTGAAAGGCTGGCATCAAGGTGGTGTAAATTGGACGAACCTTCCTGACATTTCTTCCTGGCTTGAGCAGGCTGGAAGTCAATATATAAATCTGATACAGATAACATCATGTGTCATAATCTTCATGTTGGGCATATTTCTATTATTCCTATTGCAGTCCAAAACAAAAGTTGTAATGGTCATTGGGTTGAGCCTTTTAATGTCTGGTTTGTTGGTATTGCAGCATTTTATGAAACATCAGAACATGTCTGCCTCAAACAATAAGGATGCCACCTTATCAGTTCAAGTTTTCTATGCTGTTCTGGGAATTACTACTGTTACAGTTGTATTGGTTTTGCCATGGGTTATGCCTAAGAATACTCATGAAAAGTGCTCAAAATGGAACCTCTACATGTCTGCTTCTGTTCCTACAGAAATCCAGAATATGACACCAatatttgttttaaaagatTCTTTGTATGTTATAGGGTGCATGTACATAACATTCTGGTGTCTTCTGCAGTTGTTGCTTCAACGACCGATTAATGCAATGCCTTTGTTGTTGCTCAATGTTCAAATTTTGGCTTACATGCTTGCTTTCTCTTCTTGTGGGTCACATCATAATAAACAGTGGGTCGAG ATTGCTGCTCTGTACAATCTTGGAATGGCAGGCCATTTTGCTCTTGGGAACAGTAACACGCTAGCTACCATTGATGTGGCTGGAGCTTTTATT GGAATTTCAAGTCATTCAACCTTCCTTTCAGGTGTTCTAATGTACATCATTACATATGCATCCCCAAtgttattctttttttctttggtgATGTACATCTCTATCAAGATCACAATCTGTCCACTAGTTACCGACGGTGGAAATTCTGGAGAAATTCTTAAGTCTTTTCTTGGATTTCCTTGCCTAGTACCACTGAGCATAAACTCCATTCTCTTGTCAGCATACACGATTGTCTTAGTGTTGATGAGgaaccatttatttatttggagCGTCTACTCTCCCAA GTACCTTTATGTCTGTGCAGCAACTGCATGTGTCTATATTGGGGTCTTCCTTGTTGTCACAACTGTGATTTATACATATATAGTGCTTTTCTGGCTGAGAAAGAGTTTTTCCATAACTAGCAAGGAAGATGGTACGCGATAA
- the LOC123903813 gene encoding GPI ethanolamine phosphate transferase 2-like isoform X1: protein MSSISCTKLTLFTISALIIQFIGLSLFVFAFFPVKPLLSGYSGSESFRRPTCDDGVEANPNEATLPPDRRRFLYQEVSEMPPSYDRLILMVIDGLPAEFVLGKMGQPPSKAFMEAMPYTQSLLANGMGVGYHAIAAAPTVTMPRLKAMVSGAIGGFLDVASNFNSQAYSDDNLIAQFFKIGWKMVMHGDNTWLKLFPGFFARHDGVSSFFVKDTVQVDRNVSRHLGDELSRDDWNLLAWIMLVILVDEAGIITNFLLYTCNFILFSKLHWDISCFSALMAAKLSEMDEVVRMIHTNILQNLENDQRQTLLVVVSDHGMTESGNHGGSSYEETDSLALFIGPKNHASSHTLSNHDTIFQVDIAPTLALLFGVPIPKNNIGVLISQMVDSLTDEQKLRALQLNSWQLFRLLQAQLPDLSCRNFPCDSFITDSGPTISECKGSKEKLFCCLYLNAAALHDAWRDEVVIKSNNTEGYNTTVAAYHEFLSRASEWLSHKATDRPISSLAFGVAALITSCLILLKLLFVIHKEVPAQEIQDVENYMKPWKLDEVFILLGILILVISMGSSSMIEEEHYIWHFLTSTISLLFFRKAIQSFDLNKAVGDLISAEKKNYTSGCQISLLFLIIFCGRILKGWHQGGVNWTNLPDISSWLEQAGSQYINLIQITSCVIIFMLGIFLLFLLQSKTKVVMVIGLSLLMSGLLVLQHFMKHQNMSASNNKDATLSVQVFYAVLGITTVTVVLVLPWVMPKNTHEKCSKWNLYMSASVPTEIQNMTPIFVLKDSLYVIGCMYITFWCLLQLLLQRPINAMPLLLLNVQILAYMLAFSSCGSHHNKQWVEIAALYNLGMAGHFALGNSNTLATIDVAGAFIGISSHSTFLSGVLMYIITYASPMLFFFSLVMYISIKITICPLVTDGGNSGEILKSFLGFPCLVPLSINSILLSAYTIVLVLMRNHLFIWSVYSPKYLYVCAATACVYIGVFLVVTTVIYTYIVLFWLRKSFSITSKEDGTR, encoded by the exons ATGTCTTCAATTTCATGCACAAAATTAACACTATTCACCATATCAGCACTCATCATCCAGTTCATCGGTCTCTCGCTTTTCGTCTTCGCTTTCTTCCCTGTCAAACCACTTCTATCCGGCTACAG tGGCTCTGAGAGTTTCCGACGTCCAACCTGTGATGACGGTGTCGAAGCGAATCCGAATGAAGCAACTCTGCCTCCAGATCGCCGGAGGTTTTTGTATCAG GAAGTATCTGAGATGCCTCCTTCTTATGATCGACTCATCTTAATG GTCATTGATGGTCTTCCAGCAGAATTTGTGCTTGGTAAGATGGGTCAGCCACCAAGCAAGGCTTTTATGGAAGCTATGCCATACACCCAGTCATTGCTAGCAAATGGAATGGGTGTGGGATATCATGCAATAGCTGCAGCGCCAACAGTTACCATGCCTCGTTTGAAA GCCATGGTTTCTGGAGCAATAGGGGGCTTCCTGGATGTAGCTTCCAACTTTAACTCCCAGGCTTATTCAGATGACAATCTTATTG CACAATTCTTTAAGATTGGATGGAAAATGGTAATGCATGGTGATAATACATGGCTGAAGTTATTTCCTGGTTTCTTTGCACGGCATGACGGAGTTAGCAGTTTTTTT GTTAAAGATACTGTACAAGTGGATCGTAATGTGTCTCGACATCTTGGTGATGAACTTAGCAGAGATGACTGGAATTTACTC GCTTGGATCATGTTGGTCATATTGGTGGACGAAGCAGGTATAATCACTAACTTTCTGCTCTATACATGTAATTTCATTCTGTTCTCTAAGCTTCACTGGGACATTTCCTGTTTCAGTGCATTAATGGCTGCAAAACTTTCCGAAATGGATGAAGTAGTGAGGATGATTCATACTAATATCTTGcaaaatcttgaaaatgatcAAAGGCAAACGCTTCTG GTTGTAGTCAGTGACCATGGAATGACAGAAAGTGGTAATCATGGAGGTTCATCGTATGAGGAAACAGACTCTCTAGCTCTTTTTATTGGACCAAAAAACCATGCTTCTAGCCACACATTATCCAATCATGACACGATTTTTCAG GTTGACATTGCTCCAACATTAGCTTTACTTTTTGGCGTGCCTATTCCCAAAAACAATATTGGTGTTTTGATCTCTCAAATGGTCGACTCTCTGACTG ATGAACAAAAGTTGAGGGCACTGCAGTTGAACTCATGGCAGTTATTCAGATTACTTCAAGCACAATTGCCTGATTTGTCTTGTAGAAATTTTCCATGTGATTCTTTCATTACTGATAGTGGACCCACAATTAGTGAATGCAAAGGTAGCAAGGAAAAGTTGTTTTGTTGCTTGTATTTAAACGCCGCCGCTCTTCATGATGCCTGGAGGGATGAAGTAGTCATTAA gtctaaTAATACAGAAGGATACAACACCACTGTTGCAGCATATCATGAGTTTCTAAGCAGAGCAAGCGAGTGGCTATCACACAAAGCAACTGAT AGACCAATTAGCTCACTTGCTTTTGGAGTTGCTGCTTTGATCACATCTTGCTTGATACTGCTAAAACTTCTATTTGTTATCCACAAAGAAGTTCCTGCTCAGGAAATTCAAGATGTAGAGAATTATATGAAGCCATGGAAGTTGGATGAAGTGTTCATTTTGTTAGGCATCCTGATTCTTGTTATTAGTATGGGATCAAGTTCAATGATTGAGGAAGAGCATTACATTTGGCATTTCTTAACATCCACAATTAGCTTGTTATTTTTTCGGAAAGCAATACAATCGTTTGACCTTAACAAAGCAGTTGGTGATCTCATTTCAGCAGAGAAAAAAAACTACACATCAGGATGCCAAATTAGTTTGTTattccttattattttttgtggAAGAATTTTGAAAGGCTGGCATCAAGGTGGTGTAAATTGGACGAACCTTCCTGACATTTCTTCCTGGCTTGAGCAGGCTGGAAGTCAATATATAAATCTGATACAGATAACATCATGTGTCATAATCTTCATGTTGGGCATATTTCTATTATTCCTATTGCAGTCCAAAACAAAAGTTGTAATGGTCATTGGGTTGAGCCTTTTAATGTCTGGTTTGTTGGTATTGCAGCATTTTATGAAACATCAGAACATGTCTGCCTCAAACAATAAGGATGCCACCTTATCAGTTCAAGTTTTCTATGCTGTTCTGGGAATTACTACTGTTACAGTTGTATTGGTTTTGCCATGGGTTATGCCTAAGAATACTCATGAAAAGTGCTCAAAATGGAACCTCTACATGTCTGCTTCTGTTCCTACAGAAATCCAGAATATGACACCAatatttgttttaaaagatTCTTTGTATGTTATAGGGTGCATGTACATAACATTCTGGTGTCTTCTGCAGTTGTTGCTTCAACGACCGATTAATGCAATGCCTTTGTTGTTGCTCAATGTTCAAATTTTGGCTTACATGCTTGCTTTCTCTTCTTGTGGGTCACATCATAATAAACAGTGGGTCGAG ATTGCTGCTCTGTACAATCTTGGAATGGCAGGCCATTTTGCTCTTGGGAACAGTAACACGCTAGCTACCATTGATGTGGCTGGAGCTTTTATT GGAATTTCAAGTCATTCAACCTTCCTTTCAGGTGTTCTAATGTACATCATTACATATGCATCCCCAAtgttattctttttttctttggtgATGTACATCTCTATCAAGATCACAATCTGTCCACTAGTTACCGACGGTGGAAATTCTGGAGAAATTCTTAAGTCTTTTCTTGGATTTCCTTGCCTAGTACCACTGAGCATAAACTCCATTCTCTTGTCAGCATACACGATTGTCTTAGTGTTGATGAGgaaccatttatttatttggagCGTCTACTCTCCCAA GTACCTTTATGTCTGTGCAGCAACTGCATGTGTCTATATTGGGGTCTTCCTTGTTGTCACAACTGTGATTTATACATATATAGTGCTTTTCTGGCTGAGAAAGAGTTTTTCCATAACTAGCAAGGAAGATGGTACGCGATAA